From the genome of Candidatus Methylomirabilis tolerans:
CGCCGCCCAGGTGGGTATCGCCGTTCGTGGATTTGACTTCAAAGACCCCTTCGCCCAGCTCCAGGATCGAAATGTCGAATGTCCCGCCTCCCAGGTCGTAGACGGCGATCTTCTCGTCCTTCTTCTTATCCAATCCGTAGGCCAGCGCTGCCGCCGTAGGCTCGTTCACGATTCGGAGCACCTCGAGGCCGGCGATCTTGCCGGCATCTTTGGTGGCCTGGCGCTGCGAGTCGTTAAAATAGGCAGGAACAGTGATCACCGCCTGCGTGATCTTCTCCCCGAGATAGGCCTCGGCATCCGTCTTCATCTTCTGGAGGATCATGGCGGAGATCTCCGGCGGCGAATATCCCTTCCCCCTAACCTCAACGCACGCATCACCATTACTGGCCCGAGCCACCTTATACGGTACCAGCTTGATCTCCTGGCTGACCTCGTCGTGACGCCGACCCATGAACCGCTTGATAGAAAAGATCGTGTTTTCGGGATTGGTAGTCGCCTGCCGTTTGGCGACCTGACCGACCAGTCGCTCCCCCTCCTTCGAAAAGGCCACGACCGAAGGAGTCAACCGACCACCCTCGGCATTAGGAACCACTACAGGATCCCCAGCCTCCATAATGGCCATCACCGAATTGGTTGTTCCGAGATCAATACCGAGAACTTTTGGCACCTCTTACCCTCCTATTAATAAAGTTGTCACCGTCAATGTAACCGAGAGTGAATCCGCCCTTCGCTATTCTCATACGAAAAGATAGTACATTAGCAAATTGTTGTCAACCATATCTGCAAAAAATCTTTTAGATTTATATCATCTCGCCTCGTGCGGCCCGGTTGGGAAATCTCTTGACTCACCATGTCGCGTAGGCTAAATAGCGTGTAGTCATTAGTGTTCAGCCGTCAGCTTCAGACAAAATCCTCGTGTCCTCCTTTTGCGAAAAGGAGGTGTTGGGGGGTATGATGCATGAGTGGCCCTAGTGCCATAACGATTCTAGGGCGGAATGATCTGTTTGCGCTCTTGGTGTGAGGAGAAGGAATGGAGCCGACACCGTATATTGTCGTCCTGATTACAGCAAGCTCAAAACAGGAGGCGGAGACGATCGGTAAGACGTTGGTCGAGTCGCGGCTGGCGGCCTGCGTGAACATCTTGACCGGCGTGAGTTCCTTGTTCCGGTGGCAGGGAGTGATCGAACACCAGGAGGAGGTGCTTATGCTGGTGAAGAGCCGACGCGAACTGGTCTCTTCTATTATTGAGGTTGTAAAAAGGTTACACTCTTACACTGTACCGGAAGTCGTGGCGTTACCGATTGTTGCAGGATCCCCCGACTATCTTATTTGGATGGACGAATCGTTACAGCAGACGTCCTAGGCCTCTACGGGGTCGTTTGCCACAGCAACCAGCCTTCCCCTGTTCGTGCCGAGTTGATCTTGGCACGACCCTTGCTTCCAATCGAAATGCTTGACAAGCTGTTCGAAGAAGGGTATAAGACTGTGCAATTGCCCGCTACCGTAGGGGCCCTTCAGAAAGAACGGATCGACTCGGCTTCTTGAATCTTGCCAGCCTTGGCCAGCAACCCTGACAGGAGGTCAAGATGGATCATCGGTTCCCCAGAAAGCTCCTGGGTGTAGCGGTCGCCATTTCGTTGAGCGTATCGCTCCCTGCTCCTGGTTCTGCCTTACC
Proteins encoded in this window:
- a CDS encoding divalent-cation tolerance protein CutA; this translates as MEPTPYIVVLITASSKQEAETIGKTLVESRLAACVNILTGVSSLFRWQGVIEHQEEVLMLVKSRRELVSSIIEVVKRLHSYTVPEVVALPIVAGSPDYLIWMDESLQQTS